Proteins from a single region of Sneathiella aquimaris:
- a CDS encoding uroporphyrinogen-III synthase, with amino-acid sequence MKLLITRPREAGDQLEEKLEALGFEAVRSPLLTINFLKPRKLSLHGVQALLVTSINGVKGFTLFSKNRDLPVYAVGERTATEAKKAGFTLVFSADGDVHGLAALIKKKVDPAKGPLLHVGGARLAGDLKGTLEEAGFQYRREILYQADEIQTISPEAVSALEEGSLDGVLLFSPQTAIIFAKNIEQAGLTAHLTTVTAWCLSKNVADQLSVLPFKNCQIAAQPSEAALIEAIEREKRTSYRMSERGISEMADKQDEEKSGMASESEQVEINADDTVDDSDLKKPLPNSLKTPGDMPTKEVKKSSLGRILLLILFAFLLGVAAWPILYPKAKPYLPQMAQDFVTGYFGESAANEALQNRLSALEERLNSQPDASAQRESVTPDALNAVKADIADLSAKIGDAGQTVSAVDPEILTQIQGANTRLTDVETSIEAIKEQLLAIEGKILVADKQPSAPVDTVIAQPAPEILAGMTVLQKAVDDVKSNLAALERDVKSADEETEASKAQLAALSAALQAQLDAQAAQNGNADEALMLLGLGQLQTQSRGDAPFDGAVRQTLNVAHESMHDDLTALLPVAARGATPLPVLKDEFRKLANEIVQAERLPASDTWYGKTLHNLATLVKFRRVDDLEGESVDAIVAKAENALNDNNLGQAIDVLNELSGAPSDVAAGWLSRAEERHLVDRTVDMLLGKVTATVVETKG; translated from the coding sequence ATGAAACTGCTTATAACCCGGCCCAGAGAGGCGGGGGATCAACTGGAAGAAAAACTTGAGGCCCTTGGGTTTGAGGCAGTTCGTTCACCCTTGCTTACCATCAATTTCCTGAAGCCCAGGAAATTGTCGCTGCACGGCGTTCAGGCGTTACTGGTGACAAGTATCAACGGTGTGAAAGGGTTTACTCTTTTTTCGAAAAATCGGGACCTGCCTGTTTATGCGGTGGGCGAGCGAACAGCGACCGAAGCCAAAAAAGCAGGTTTCACACTTGTTTTTTCAGCTGATGGGGATGTCCACGGACTGGCGGCCTTGATCAAAAAGAAAGTGGATCCGGCCAAGGGACCGTTATTGCATGTTGGCGGCGCGCGTCTGGCAGGCGATTTGAAGGGAACGCTGGAAGAGGCCGGTTTCCAGTACCGGCGGGAAATCTTATATCAGGCAGACGAAATTCAGACTATTTCGCCTGAGGCTGTTTCCGCGCTGGAAGAAGGCAGCCTTGATGGTGTACTCTTATTTTCACCACAGACAGCAATTATATTTGCAAAAAATATTGAACAAGCGGGTTTGACAGCGCATCTAACAACTGTAACGGCGTGGTGTTTAAGTAAAAATGTAGCAGATCAATTATCCGTGTTACCGTTTAAGAATTGCCAGATTGCCGCACAACCCAGCGAAGCGGCGCTTATCGAGGCAATCGAGCGAGAAAAAAGAACGTCCTACAGGATGAGCGAGAGGGGCATATCTGAAATGGCAGATAAACAGGATGAGGAAAAGAGCGGAATGGCATCAGAATCTGAACAGGTTGAAATCAATGCTGATGACACCGTGGACGATAGCGATCTAAAAAAACCGTTGCCCAATTCCCTGAAAACCCCTGGAGACATGCCCACCAAAGAAGTGAAAAAATCTTCATTGGGGAGGATCCTGCTGCTTATCCTGTTTGCCTTCTTACTAGGCGTAGCAGCTTGGCCCATCCTGTATCCGAAAGCGAAACCTTATCTGCCCCAGATGGCACAGGACTTCGTGACCGGGTATTTCGGTGAAAGTGCTGCAAATGAAGCCTTGCAGAACCGGTTATCAGCACTGGAGGAGCGCCTGAATAGTCAGCCGGATGCCTCTGCTCAGAGAGAAAGCGTTACGCCGGATGCCCTGAACGCCGTTAAGGCGGACATTGCCGACCTGTCTGCAAAAATTGGGGACGCTGGACAGACGGTATCGGCAGTTGATCCAGAAATTCTGACCCAGATCCAGGGGGCCAATACGCGCCTGACCGACGTTGAAACATCCATTGAGGCGATAAAAGAGCAGCTTCTTGCCATTGAAGGTAAAATCCTGGTAGCGGATAAACAGCCATCGGCACCAGTCGACACAGTAATTGCACAGCCAGCACCAGAAATTCTTGCTGGAATGACGGTCTTGCAAAAGGCGGTTGACGATGTGAAATCCAACCTTGCAGCGTTGGAGCGGGACGTGAAAAGCGCCGATGAAGAAACTGAAGCCTCCAAAGCCCAACTGGCGGCTCTTTCGGCCGCACTGCAGGCCCAGCTGGATGCACAGGCTGCGCAAAACGGTAATGCGGATGAAGCGCTGATGTTGCTGGGTTTAGGGCAGCTTCAAACACAAAGCCGGGGGGATGCACCATTTGACGGGGCCGTCCGCCAGACCTTGAACGTTGCCCATGAAAGTATGCATGACGACTTGACGGCGCTGCTGCCTGTTGCGGCCAGAGGCGCAACGCCATTGCCTGTTTTAAAGGATGAGTTCAGGAAGTTGGCCAATGAAATTGTACAGGCAGAACGCTTGCCGGCCAGTGATACATGGTACGGAAAAACCCTTCATAATCTTGCCACTCTGGTTAAGTTCCGGCGCGTGGATGATCTGGAAGGGGAAAGCGTCGATGCCATTGTTGCAAAAGCCGAGAACGCGTTGAACGACAATAATCTGGGTCAGGCGATCGATGTCTTGAACGAGTTGTCCGGTGCCCCATCAGACGTCGCCGCCGGATGGTTGAGCCGGGCGGAGGAAAGACATCTGGTGGATCGAACTGTTGATATGCTGCTGGGCAAAGTAACGGCGACAGTTGTCGAAACTAAAGGGTAA
- a CDS encoding heme biosynthesis protein HemY, whose protein sequence is MIRSLYLFILLSLLALAGVWVADNPGQVALRWDNYVIETSVVVLVIATLIVALVLMVLYQLFFWLKSGPGRLGGIFSARRRSKGMDALSHGMVAIAAGDSDGARKAAVAAEKHLQGEPLTLLLAAQAAELNQDDRAARIYYSKMTENPETEFLGLRGLIQRAKAENDLDLALLYVEKADKLKPGTEWVLKDLLGLFLKLHRYEDADKTLTRMARGKTAKSDRVKHMRAVIAYQRALPLAENGEKEKALTLALDAHDLDPAFVPASVMAISLSQPGRKLDKLINDAWRHAPHPDIAKAVKNLIPVESPADWLLRAKRLIAPLKPEHPETMMVMARAALDAQEWGQARGYLNKTADIDPRGSVYRLMAELEERANADAIAARKWILESVEAPQDPLWVCESCGRQEKSWTADCPSCGTFDSLIWRKPDQGVTSGDLLEAEIVQEIEAPKPT, encoded by the coding sequence ATGATACGGTCTCTTTATCTCTTTATCCTGTTGTCTTTGCTGGCCCTTGCCGGGGTTTGGGTTGCGGATAATCCGGGACAGGTTGCGCTGCGTTGGGATAATTACGTTATCGAAACAAGTGTGGTGGTTCTGGTTATTGCGACCCTTATTGTCGCGCTTGTACTGATGGTTTTATATCAGTTGTTTTTCTGGTTGAAATCAGGTCCCGGTCGTTTGGGTGGGATCTTTTCTGCACGCCGGCGCAGCAAAGGAATGGACGCGCTCAGTCATGGTATGGTTGCGATTGCTGCGGGCGATTCTGATGGTGCCAGAAAAGCCGCTGTTGCTGCCGAAAAGCATTTGCAGGGAGAGCCGCTGACATTGTTGCTGGCGGCGCAGGCTGCAGAACTTAATCAGGATGATCGGGCGGCCCGGATTTATTACAGCAAAATGACCGAAAATCCCGAAACCGAGTTTTTAGGATTACGGGGCCTCATTCAGCGGGCCAAGGCAGAAAATGATCTGGACCTTGCGCTTCTATATGTAGAAAAAGCGGATAAATTGAAGCCCGGAACAGAATGGGTTCTCAAAGACCTGCTGGGATTGTTTCTGAAATTGCATCGGTATGAAGATGCGGACAAAACCCTTACCCGTATGGCTCGGGGAAAAACCGCAAAAAGTGATCGGGTGAAACATATGCGCGCGGTCATTGCCTATCAGCGGGCCTTGCCGCTGGCTGAAAATGGGGAAAAAGAAAAAGCGCTGACACTGGCGCTTGATGCCCATGACCTTGACCCCGCTTTTGTCCCTGCGTCCGTAATGGCAATCAGCCTGTCTCAGCCCGGACGGAAATTGGATAAACTGATCAACGATGCGTGGCGGCACGCGCCACATCCGGATATTGCCAAGGCGGTAAAAAACCTTATTCCGGTTGAAAGCCCGGCGGACTGGCTTTTGCGGGCCAAGCGGCTGATTGCGCCGTTAAAGCCGGAGCACCCTGAAACCATGATGGTTATGGCACGCGCAGCATTGGACGCTCAGGAATGGGGTCAGGCGCGGGGCTATCTGAACAAAACAGCCGATATTGATCCGCGTGGGTCCGTCTATCGCTTGATGGCGGAGCTGGAAGAGCGGGCAAATGCCGATGCCATTGCTGCGCGAAAATGGATCCTTGAGAGCGTTGAAGCACCGCAGGATCCTCTTTGGGTATGCGAAAGTTGTGGGCGGCAGGAAAAATCCTGGACGGCAGATTGCCCATCCTGTGGCACATTTGATAGTTTGATATGGCGCAAGCCCGACCAAGGTGTGACCTCCGGTGATTTGCTGGAAGCAGAAATTGTCCAGGAGATCGAAGCCCCGAAACCGACCTGA
- a CDS encoding tyrosine-type recombinase/integrase: MDIKIHGVKSYRSNGKKYYYHRKSGTRIKEKYGTLRFALKVEELNHICEPEKFGSIPGTWGALIEKYRSSEDFHRLAPRTKSDYQNIFSYLSNMRAAPLDRITPVSVEELKNHTLKERKRDFTNKMLGVLSLTFNFGIRNGLCKQNPVEKIRRIPRDKRKAPANRPWTNEEITVVLKNAPTAEIAAGIGLSAYTALRSGDVLSLKWSDYQNGLIQCQQSKTGDFVWVPVITELRAILDSMDRGPAFIVLNTHGKPYTSSGFQTQFQKLKRSLINQGKIGKGLTIHGLRVTVATRLAEAGCTINEIRAVTGHTTNDSVERYVRTVDQKRQAQTAMQKLEQSKYKSV; encoded by the coding sequence ATGGACATCAAAATCCATGGCGTAAAGTCATACCGTTCAAATGGCAAAAAATATTATTACCACCGTAAATCTGGCACTCGAATTAAAGAAAAATACGGAACTCTTCGCTTTGCGCTCAAAGTAGAAGAACTCAATCACATCTGTGAGCCAGAAAAATTTGGTTCCATACCTGGAACATGGGGAGCGCTAATCGAAAAATATCGTAGCAGCGAAGATTTTCATCGCTTGGCACCAAGAACCAAATCAGACTACCAAAACATATTCAGTTATCTGAGCAATATGAGGGCCGCCCCACTAGACAGAATAACTCCTGTTTCTGTGGAAGAGCTCAAAAACCATACGCTAAAAGAGAGAAAAAGAGACTTTACGAACAAAATGCTCGGCGTTCTATCGCTTACATTTAATTTCGGTATTCGTAACGGTCTTTGCAAACAAAACCCAGTAGAAAAAATTCGCAGAATTCCCAGGGACAAGCGCAAGGCTCCTGCCAATAGGCCGTGGACCAATGAAGAAATTACAGTGGTTCTTAAAAACGCTCCAACGGCCGAAATCGCCGCTGGCATTGGGTTGAGTGCATATACAGCTCTGCGAAGTGGAGATGTGCTCAGTCTTAAATGGAGTGATTACCAGAATGGCTTAATACAATGCCAACAATCCAAAACAGGAGACTTTGTTTGGGTCCCTGTGATCACCGAGCTCAGAGCAATACTAGATAGTATGGATAGAGGACCAGCTTTTATTGTTCTCAACACACATGGCAAACCCTACACGTCTAGTGGCTTTCAAACTCAATTTCAGAAATTAAAACGATCGCTAATTAATCAAGGAAAAATTGGTAAGGGACTTACTATTCACGGCCTTCGTGTCACCGTCGCTACAAGATTGGCAGAAGCAGGATGCACAATCAACGAGATCAGAGCCGTCACAGGTCATACCACAAATGACTCCGTTGAAAGGTATGTCAGAACTGTTGATCAAAAGCGTCAAGCTCAGACAGCAATGCAAAAATTGGAACAAAGCAAATACAAAAGTGTCTAA